TTGGAAAACAATACAAATATCACGTTGCTGGATTGAGTTATGTGTAACATCTTCTCCTTCAATAAAAATTTGACCACTCGTTGGGTTTTCTAATCCAGCCACTAGGCGTAAAACCGTAGTTTTACCGCAGCCAGATGGACCGAGTAGTGTTACCATTGTCCCTTTTTTAATTGATAGAGTAAGGTTATCAATTACCGTGCTTTTACCAAAAGATTTCGTTACATTTTTTAACACTAAAAAATCGTTTTGTTGTTCCATTCTATGTTGTTCCATTCATTTTTGAGCAAATTTAAATAGCAAGCGATAAGTTAATCAATTATTTTGCTATTTCCTATTTTGTCCAATATCGTTACGTTGTCACTTGTTTGGCTTTTGATTTTGCGATACGAGTTTCGCCGACAAGCCAATCAAATAATAAAATAATGCTCATCATTACGATAATTAGAATTGATCCGTAAGCAATTGCAATGCCATATTCGCCATCTTCAACTCGATTTAATATATAAGATGTTGCTACCCGTGTATCTGCTGTAACTAAGAAAATAATGGCACTTACAGTGGTCATTGCCCGTACAAAACTGGTAATTAGGGCAGAAAGTAATGCAGGTTTAAGTAAAGGTAACACAATAAAGAAAATGGTTTTAAATGAGCTAGCTTTAAGCGAGAGAGAGGCTTCGTCTAATGATTTATCTAGTTGCCCAAGCCCTGCGATTGCTGCACGCATACCTACGGGCATATTTCTCATTACCATAGATAAAATAATAATAATCCCTGTGCCTGTGAGATAAATCGGTGTATTGTTAAATGCAATAATATAGGAAACACCTGCGACAGTACCTGGTACAGCAAAGCAGAGTAAGGTCATAAATTCAAGGGTTTTCTTACCTTTGAAATCACGGCGTACTGTGATGTAGGCAATAAGTAAGCCAAAAATAGCCGTGATTGGGGCAGCAGTTGCTGCAAAAATGACTGTTTGAATTAACGATGGCCAAGCTCCATCATTAAATCCTTGCCCGAAGAGATCACTGTAATTTTTCAAGGTAAGGGTGTAATCGACCCCCCAGTTTACGGTGAAACTTCCATAGAAAATACTGCCGTATAGCACTACATTGAATAGCACCCAAAATCCTAAACTGCAAATAATAATGATCTTCAGACCGCTTGGAAGATCTTGTACATCTCCCCGATAAGATTTGCCTGATACGGTAACGTAAGAGCGGTTGCCTATCCAGAGATATTGCACCACAAAAATAACTAATGAGAAGAGTAGTAATAGCGTTCCAAGTGTGCTTGCAGAGACATAGTCTAGCTGTGAGCCTGCAATGTAAAAATAGATTTGGGTGGCAATCACATCAAAATTCCCGCCTAATACCAATGGCGTACTAAAATCAGCGAGAGATTGAATGACAACCACTAAAAATGAGTTGGCTAAGGCTGGTTTTAATAGCGGGAAAATAATATGGGCGAATGTTTGATAGCGGTTAGCACGTAAGGTATAGGCAGCCTCTTCTACCGATGGGTGAATTGATTTTAATGCACCCTCTAAAATCATAAATGACATTGGTGTTAAAGCTAATGTATGGGCGATAGTGATACCCGTAAACCCATACAGCCAGTTCGTATTAAAACCTAAATATTCTACTAAAAATGCGGTTACATAGCCTGAACGCCCGAGCATTAGGGTTACGCCTAGTCCGACAACAAATGGGGGGGTAACAATCGGTAAAATGGAGAAAATTTTACCAATAACGGCGGTACGTTTTGCAATCCGAGTGGTATATAACGCAAAGGCTAACCCAAATAGAGTAGAGAGTATCCCAACTGTTGCAGCGACACTTAATGAGTTTCCAATAACCCGTAAGATATAAGGCTGTTTTAGAATATCTAATACTTGGCTTGGTACAAATTCATTACCGTTAAATAGCATTGAAATAAAAATTGCTACAGTTGGATAGAGAATAAAAAAGACAATAAGTAAAAGAATAATTAGCAATGATGCAATGATAAATCGATCGCCTTGCATTATTTTAAATGTAGCTAACGCATTTGTTGTTAGCCCTATTAACGCAAAGATTAAAAAAAGAACAGCATAACCTAAGGCAATTTTACAGATAATGGCAGAAATAAGGACAAAAGCAAAAAGCGTAATACTGCCGAGCAAAGTGAAAATTGCAGTATTACGATCATTGTTTTGTGGAATAAGAAAAAGTACAAGAGGGAGAAACCATGCCCAAGTAATACTAAAACTTGCCCACCCCATAGCATTGAAGATTTCATCACGGCTAGAGTCGAATAAACCATAGTCTAAAGCTTGAGTAGGCAATACGCCAAATGCAACTAAAGCTAAACAGACCCAAAAAGTAGGGCGAGAGAAAAAAGATGTTGGCATAAAACCTCACAAATCATTTTGTATAACAAGGCATAGAAACATTCAGCCCTGTAAATAAGGCTGAATGTAAATAGAAAGCAAAAATTATAGAATTAGTGAGCTAATTTAACTTCTGTTAGCCATTTGTCAATTAAGTATTTACGTTCCTCACTTGAGCCGTATTTATCAAAATTATAGTTTATCAAATTAAGTTTAGCTGGATTGAGCGAATAAGGTGATTGCTCTGCGTCCATATTAGTAAGCACTTGGAATGCATCACCTTTTTTCCAAGCAAGCTCTTGAGCTTCTTTAGATAAAGCCCAATCAACAAATAATTTTGCATTGTCTAAATTTCTTGCACCTTTAAGGATACTAATACCACCTAGTTCATAGCCTGTGCCGTCTGTTGGAGCAACAATTTCAATATTAGCCCCATTTTTCTTCTCAATCGAGTAATCGTGTAAGAAGCCAATACCAATAGCGGTTTCTCCACGAGCAGTATTACGAGCAGGTGTTATTCCAGATTTTGTATATTGAGAAATGTTTTTGTGCAACTTCTTAAAATATTCAAAGGCTTTATCTTCACCCCAAAGTTGAACAAAGGTTGCAATCGTTGTATATGCCGTGCCAGAACTTTGTGGATCGGCAATTTGAATTTCTCCAGCTAAGCGAGGATCAAGCAAATCTGCCCAAGTTGTAGGTACTTTTTCAATGCCAAGTTGTTTTAGACGATCTAAATTCACCCCAAAACCTAAAATCCCCATATAGACGGCAGATGTATAGTTTCCTTTTAATTTTGCAGGATCTCTAAATTTTTCTATAATTTTTATTAAATTGGGCGATTGATAAGGCTGAAGTAAGCCCATTTCGCCTGCTTGAGATTGCGGATCGAGTGTTCCGCCGTACCAAACATCGGCTTGGGGGTGGTCTTTTTCAGCCTCTACTTTCGCAAAAGTACTGCCTGACCCATTACGAATAAAAGAGACTTTTACATCATATTTTTCCCCAAACGTTTGGATTTCTTGCTCACAAAAAAGGTGGGAGGCACTACAATAGACGACTAAACGTCCAGCCGCATTTGCTTGGCTGACAAGTAAAGTGCTGAGCAGGAGCGATGAAAGTGCGAGAGATAATTTTTTAAATGGCATAGATTACTTTCCTTTTCGTGATGCAAAATTGGGTGAACTATACCGAATTTTAAGGAAAGAAACTGTGAGTTTATTCACAAATTAGAGAATTTTTCATATTTTGAATAATTTCAGTAGAAGGAAGAACAAGCGGTTAGATCCTATATTTTTTTGCAAAAAAATATTAAGAACTTACCGCTTGTTATTGAGGTTATTTTTTGCTGATAGCGCCTAAAATTCCTCGCATTATCTGTTTAGTGACTTGATTACGCAAGTTACGTCCTACGGATTTTGCTACACTCCCGATCATTTGTTCTGCAACAGATTGTTCGCTTTTTTTCTTCGTACCAAAAATACTACCAAGAATGCCCGTTAAAAAACCGTTTTCTTCAGCTTGTTCTGCCTGCTGAGCTTGTGCCTGTGTTTGTGCATTTAGCACTTCAAAGGCTGATTCATTATCTACAAATTGACTGTAATGTTGATAGAGATCGTCTTGTTTTACAAAAGCTAAACGTTCTTGTTCCGAAATTGGCTTTAACTGGCTTTTCGGTGGGTAAATATATGCAATTTCAACGGGGGTTGGCATACCTTTTTCATCTAAAACGGAAACTAATGCCTCACCGACTCCCAGCTGAGTAATGGCTTCTACTACGTTGATTTTAGGATTAGCACGAAATGTTTCAGCAGCAGATTTGACAGCTTTTTGATCTTTTGGGGTAAATGCCCGTAAGGCGTGTTGAA
This portion of the Vespertiliibacter pulmonis genome encodes:
- a CDS encoding ABC transporter permease; the protein is MPTSFFSRPTFWVCLALVAFGVLPTQALDYGLFDSSRDEIFNAMGWASFSITWAWFLPLVLFLIPQNNDRNTAIFTLLGSITLFAFVLISAIICKIALGYAVLFLIFALIGLTTNALATFKIMQGDRFIIASLLIILLLIVFFILYPTVAIFISMLFNGNEFVPSQVLDILKQPYILRVIGNSLSVAATVGILSTLFGLAFALYTTRIAKRTAVIGKIFSILPIVTPPFVVGLGVTLMLGRSGYVTAFLVEYLGFNTNWLYGFTGITIAHTLALTPMSFMILEGALKSIHPSVEEAAYTLRANRYQTFAHIIFPLLKPALANSFLVVVIQSLADFSTPLVLGGNFDVIATQIYFYIAGSQLDYVSASTLGTLLLLFSLVIFVVQYLWIGNRSYVTVSGKSYRGDVQDLPSGLKIIIICSLGFWVLFNVVLYGSIFYGSFTVNWGVDYTLTLKNYSDLFGQGFNDGAWPSLIQTVIFAATAAPITAIFGLLIAYITVRRDFKGKKTLEFMTLLCFAVPGTVAGVSYIIAFNNTPIYLTGTGIIIILSMVMRNMPVGMRAAIAGLGQLDKSLDEASLSLKASSFKTIFFIVLPLLKPALLSALITSFVRAMTTVSAIIFLVTADTRVATSYILNRVEDGEYGIAIAYGSILIIVMMSIILLFDWLVGETRIAKSKAKQVTT
- a CDS encoding ABC transporter substrate-binding protein, translating into MPFKKLSLALSSLLLSTLLVSQANAAGRLVVYCSASHLFCEQEIQTFGEKYDVKVSFIRNGSGSTFAKVEAEKDHPQADVWYGGTLDPQSQAGEMGLLQPYQSPNLIKIIEKFRDPAKLKGNYTSAVYMGILGFGVNLDRLKQLGIEKVPTTWADLLDPRLAGEIQIADPQSSGTAYTTIATFVQLWGEDKAFEYFKKLHKNISQYTKSGITPARNTARGETAIGIGFLHDYSIEKKNGANIEIVAPTDGTGYELGGISILKGARNLDNAKLFVDWALSKEAQELAWKKGDAFQVLTNMDAEQSPYSLNPAKLNLINYNFDKYGSSEERKYLIDKWLTEVKLAH